Proteins from a genomic interval of Geodermatophilus obscurus DSM 43160:
- a CDS encoding PPOX class F420-dependent oxidoreductase produces MVSTYPQRAKAANARRDPSVSLCVLSDDFDGPWVQVDGRAEVLDLPDALEPLVDYYRAISGEHPDWDEYRTAMARQGKSLLRVTIERWGPIATGGFPPEVVDQF; encoded by the coding sequence GTGGTCTCGACGTACCCGCAGCGGGCCAAGGCGGCCAACGCGCGGCGCGACCCGTCGGTCTCCCTCTGCGTGCTCTCCGACGACTTCGACGGCCCCTGGGTGCAGGTCGACGGCCGCGCCGAGGTCCTCGACCTGCCCGACGCGCTCGAGCCGCTGGTCGACTACTACCGCGCGATCAGCGGCGAGCACCCCGACTGGGACGAGTACCGGACGGCGATGGCCCGGCAGGGCAAGTCGCTGCTGCGCGTCACGATCGAGCGCTGGGGGCCGATCGCCACGGGTGGCTTCCCCCCGGAGGTCGTCGACCAGTTCTGA
- a CDS encoding dienelactone hydrolase family protein, producing the protein MCHDADSRPPAPPRSGDVAERGTLTLTSTDGTEVAAAYAAPAGPAQVGVVLLPDIRGLHPYYVALAERFAEAGLPALAVDWFGRTAELPEAGARGQDFDWQTHIPQVTAAGVDADISAAVAHLRARTRADLPVVTVGFCFGGSHSWRLAAGDLDLAACVGFYGKPETSGDAPAVRPTLMVIAGADAATPVEAQLALAERLRSGGAEVETAVYDGAPHSFFDRAYGDWAQACDDVWRRVLALTDRVAAG; encoded by the coding sequence ATGTGCCACGACGCCGACAGCCGACCGCCCGCACCGCCGAGGAGCGGCGACGTCGCCGAGCGCGGCACGCTGACCCTGACCTCCACCGACGGCACCGAGGTCGCGGCCGCGTACGCCGCGCCGGCCGGCCCGGCGCAGGTCGGCGTGGTCCTGCTCCCCGACATCCGTGGGCTGCACCCGTACTACGTGGCGCTGGCCGAGCGGTTCGCCGAGGCCGGGCTGCCGGCGCTGGCCGTCGACTGGTTCGGGCGGACGGCGGAGCTGCCGGAGGCCGGTGCCCGCGGGCAGGACTTCGACTGGCAGACCCACATCCCGCAGGTCACCGCGGCCGGCGTGGACGCCGACATCTCCGCGGCGGTGGCCCACCTGCGCGCGCGCACCCGCGCCGACCTGCCGGTGGTCACCGTGGGCTTCTGCTTCGGTGGCAGCCACTCCTGGCGGCTGGCCGCCGGGGACCTGGACCTGGCCGCCTGCGTCGGCTTCTACGGCAAGCCCGAGACGAGCGGGGACGCCCCCGCCGTCCGCCCGACGCTCATGGTGATCGCCGGGGCCGATGCCGCGACCCCGGTGGAGGCGCAGCTGGCCCTGGCCGAGCGGCTGCGGTCGGGCGGCGCGGAGGTGGAGACCGCCGTCTACGACGGGGCCCCGCACTCCTTCTTCGACCGCGCGTACGGCGACTGGGCGCAGGCCTGCGACGACGTCTGGCGCCGCGTGCTGGCCCTCACCGACCGGGTGGCGGCCGGCTGA
- a CDS encoding ankyrin repeat domain-containing protein, with translation MSEQGSGGIDPGVIELAARVFDLARGGATEELAAYVDAGVPANLTNDKGDSLLILAAYHGHPETVAALLDRGADAGRVNDRGQTALAAAVFKQSAETVRALLAAGADPDAGGPTARETAAFFDLPAMTALLDGVRP, from the coding sequence ATGAGCGAGCAGGGGAGCGGCGGGATCGACCCGGGGGTCATCGAGCTGGCGGCGCGGGTCTTCGACCTGGCGCGTGGCGGGGCCACCGAGGAGCTGGCCGCCTACGTCGACGCCGGGGTGCCGGCGAACCTGACCAACGACAAGGGCGACTCGCTGCTCATCCTGGCCGCCTACCACGGCCACCCGGAGACGGTCGCCGCCCTGCTGGACCGCGGCGCCGACGCCGGCCGGGTGAACGACCGTGGCCAGACGGCGCTGGCCGCGGCGGTGTTCAAGCAGTCGGCGGAGACCGTCCGCGCACTGCTCGCGGCGGGTGCCGACCCGGACGCGGGTGGCCCGACCGCACGGGAGACGGCGGCGTTCTTCGACCTGCCGGCGATGACCGCGCTGCTGGACGGTGTGCGTCCCTGA
- a CDS encoding AI-2E family transporter, with protein sequence MTVQRGVPRNDLPVASGATGVPPAAAAEAQNAAVQVQAQAQAAADGAAGTGTQADVLPEVALGPPTGGMPRWMVLLIGAATATIAIAGVRSIAWLVGPVLLALVVVIALTPVQRFLQRHGWPRWASATVLLLLVWTVLLGFVALLVVSIAQFAALLPNYAGEAEALIASVVADLNDRGIVSGQLSDLLAQFDYSQLVGVATGVLSRATDAASTLVLLLAALVFLSIESGGFGRRLALIAADRPHLPIALGLFARGTRSYLWVSTVFGGIVAVGDGIALAIIGIPLPVVWGLLSFVTNYVPNIGFVLGLVPPAILALLDGGWTDFWVVIAVYALLNFVVQTLIQPRFVGDSVGLSMTVTFVALLFWGWVLGALGALLAIPLTLLLKALLVDVDPRGHWLDALLREEPRAPRTSRARQRANARRAALASVRALHVPRPHRRPPED encoded by the coding sequence GTGACCGTGCAGCGGGGTGTCCCGCGCAACGACCTCCCGGTGGCCAGCGGCGCCACCGGGGTGCCGCCGGCCGCCGCCGCGGAGGCGCAGAACGCCGCCGTCCAGGTCCAGGCCCAGGCCCAGGCCGCGGCAGACGGCGCCGCGGGAACGGGGACCCAGGCCGACGTCCTGCCCGAGGTCGCGCTGGGGCCGCCGACCGGCGGCATGCCGCGCTGGATGGTGCTGCTCATCGGGGCCGCCACCGCGACGATCGCGATCGCCGGGGTGCGCTCGATCGCCTGGCTGGTCGGCCCGGTGCTGCTGGCCCTGGTCGTGGTCATCGCGCTTACGCCGGTGCAGCGCTTCCTGCAGCGGCACGGCTGGCCACGGTGGGCCAGCGCCACGGTGCTGCTCCTGCTGGTCTGGACCGTCCTGCTGGGCTTCGTCGCCCTCCTGGTGGTCTCGATCGCCCAGTTCGCGGCACTGCTGCCCAACTACGCCGGCGAGGCGGAGGCGCTCATCGCCTCGGTCGTCGCCGACCTCAACGACCGCGGCATCGTCTCCGGCCAGCTCTCGGACCTGCTGGCGCAGTTCGACTACAGCCAGCTGGTGGGCGTGGCCACCGGCGTGCTGTCCCGGGCCACCGACGCCGCCTCCACGCTGGTCCTGCTGCTGGCCGCGCTGGTGTTCCTCTCCATCGAGTCCGGCGGGTTCGGCCGGCGGCTGGCGCTCATCGCCGCCGACCGCCCGCACCTGCCGATCGCGCTGGGCCTGTTCGCCCGCGGCACCCGCAGCTACCTCTGGGTCAGCACGGTGTTCGGCGGCATCGTGGCCGTCGGCGACGGCATCGCGCTGGCGATCATCGGCATCCCGCTGCCGGTCGTGTGGGGGCTGCTGTCCTTCGTCACCAACTACGTGCCCAACATCGGGTTCGTCCTGGGTCTGGTTCCCCCGGCGATCCTGGCGTTGCTCGACGGCGGCTGGACCGACTTCTGGGTCGTGATCGCGGTCTACGCGCTGCTCAACTTCGTCGTCCAGACGCTGATCCAGCCCCGGTTCGTCGGTGACTCGGTGGGGCTGTCGATGACGGTCACCTTCGTGGCCCTGCTGTTCTGGGGCTGGGTGCTCGGCGCGCTGGGCGCGCTGCTGGCCATCCCGCTGACCCTGCTGCTCAAGGCGCTGCTCGTGGACGTCGACCCCCGTGGGCACTGGCTCGACGCGCTGCTGCGCGAGGAGCCCAGAGCCCCCCGGACCAGCCGGGCCCGGCAGCGCGCGAACGCCCGCCGCGCGGCCCTCGCCTCGGTCCGCGCGCTGCACGTCCCGCGGCCGCACCGGCGCCCGCCGGAGGACTGA
- a CDS encoding ATP-binding protein, translated as MAGLQGSGKSTWVREHLAATHTVVSKDHWPNARRREARQQRVVAELLAEGRSVVVDNTNPAPEDRAPLVAAARGAGVGVRAVWLDTPVPVCAARNDAREGRARVPPAGLYGTAARFVPPSTAEGFDRVDVVTAG; from the coding sequence ATGGCGGGCCTGCAGGGCAGCGGGAAGTCGACCTGGGTGCGTGAGCACCTGGCCGCGACGCACACCGTCGTGAGCAAGGACCACTGGCCCAACGCCCGCCGCCGCGAGGCCCGGCAGCAGCGGGTGGTCGCCGAGCTGCTGGCCGAGGGGCGCAGCGTCGTCGTCGACAACACCAACCCCGCACCGGAGGACCGGGCGCCGCTGGTCGCGGCGGCCCGCGGGGCCGGCGTCGGCGTCCGAGCGGTGTGGCTGGACACGCCGGTGCCCGTCTGCGCCGCGCGCAACGACGCGCGGGAGGGGCGGGCCCGGGTGCCGCCGGCCGGGTTGTACGGCACGGCAGCGCGGTTCGTGCCGCCCTCGACGGCGGAGGGCTTCGACCGGGTGGACGTGGTCACCGCCGGCTGA
- a CDS encoding DUF350 domain-containing protein, with the protein MLASIGYAVAYTGVGIVLLTLGFLVLDLLTPGHLGRQIHEERSVNAGIVLAAGFLAQGLVIFSAIWNNATSGFGEALLYTVVFGVLGVVLQAVAFLVLDLLTPGKLGRHVTEVAFHPASLVLAAVQLSVAGIVVASTWP; encoded by the coding sequence GTGCTGGCCAGCATCGGTTACGCCGTCGCCTACACCGGGGTCGGCATCGTGCTGCTGACCCTCGGCTTCCTCGTGCTCGACCTGCTCACCCCCGGCCACCTCGGCCGGCAGATCCACGAGGAGCGGTCGGTCAACGCCGGCATCGTGCTCGCCGCCGGCTTCCTGGCCCAGGGGCTGGTCATCTTCAGCGCGATCTGGAACAACGCCACCAGCGGGTTCGGCGAGGCGCTGCTCTACACCGTCGTCTTCGGCGTGCTCGGGGTGGTGCTGCAGGCGGTCGCGTTCCTGGTGCTCGACCTGCTCACCCCGGGCAAGCTCGGTCGACACGTGACCGAGGTGGCCTTCCACCCCGCCAGCCTGGTCCTCGCCGCGGTGCAGCTCTCCGTTGCGGGCATCGTCGTCGCAAGCACCTGGCCCTGA
- the fabG gene encoding 3-oxoacyl-ACP reductase FabG, with translation MSELNSTATRVAIITGAARGIGAAVAKRLAQDGFAVGVLDLEEAAGKATVEAIEAAGGRALALGADVSDAEQVEAAVSRVAAELGAPTVLVNNAGVIRDNMLFKMTEVDWDVVMNVHLRGAFLMTRAVQQHMIDAKWGRIVNLSSTSALGNRGQANYATAKAGLQGFTKTLAIELGKFGVTANAIAPGFIQTEMTKATADRMGVAFEDFIAYAAKEIPVQRVGQPEDIAHLASFFVSEGAGFVSGQVVYAAGGPKA, from the coding sequence ATGAGCGAGTTGAACAGCACCGCCACCCGCGTGGCGATCATCACCGGAGCCGCGCGGGGCATCGGTGCGGCCGTCGCCAAGCGGCTGGCCCAGGACGGGTTCGCCGTGGGCGTGCTGGACCTGGAGGAGGCCGCGGGCAAGGCGACCGTGGAGGCGATCGAGGCAGCCGGCGGGCGCGCGCTGGCCCTGGGGGCCGACGTCAGCGACGCCGAGCAGGTCGAGGCCGCGGTCAGCCGCGTCGCCGCCGAGCTCGGCGCCCCGACGGTGCTGGTCAACAACGCCGGCGTCATCCGCGACAACATGCTGTTCAAGATGACCGAGGTCGACTGGGACGTCGTCATGAACGTGCACCTGCGCGGCGCCTTCCTCATGACCCGCGCGGTGCAGCAGCACATGATCGACGCCAAGTGGGGCCGGATCGTCAACCTGTCGAGCACCTCGGCGCTGGGCAACCGCGGCCAGGCCAACTACGCCACCGCCAAGGCCGGTCTGCAGGGCTTCACCAAGACCCTGGCGATCGAGCTCGGCAAGTTCGGCGTCACCGCCAACGCGATCGCGCCCGGCTTCATCCAGACCGAGATGACCAAGGCGACCGCCGACCGGATGGGCGTCGCGTTCGAGGACTTCATCGCCTACGCCGCCAAGGAGATCCCGGTGCAGCGGGTCGGCCAGCCCGAGGACATCGCGCACCTGGCCTCGTTCTTCGTCAGCGAGGGCGCCGGTTTCGTGTCCGGCCAGGTGGTCTACGCCGCCGGCGGCCCGAAGGCCTGA
- a CDS encoding GDSL-type esterase/lipase family protein, producing the protein MTRTSLRLALIGDSLAYGSGAAGPRDALGPRLAAALIDAGYDVDLSVLAVPGAVSRDLAAQVRRAAPLDVDLAVVVVGANDLARLVPPAQSAAALASALADLRAAGTDVVVVPAPDMSTVPWVPPALRPLVQVASATLQRQQAAVARANGAVVAAVSDAVAAAFGTDPALFSADRFHPSSAGYAHIAQALVPHVVAAAHARRDGAAA; encoded by the coding sequence GTGACACGCACGTCCCTCCGCCTCGCTCTGATCGGTGACTCCCTCGCGTACGGCTCCGGCGCCGCCGGCCCCCGCGACGCCCTCGGCCCGCGGCTGGCCGCGGCCCTGATCGACGCCGGCTACGACGTCGACCTGTCCGTGCTGGCCGTCCCGGGAGCGGTGTCGCGCGACCTGGCGGCGCAGGTGCGCCGGGCCGCGCCGTTGGACGTGGACCTCGCCGTGGTGGTGGTCGGCGCCAACGACCTGGCGCGGCTGGTGCCCCCGGCGCAGTCGGCTGCGGCCCTGGCAAGCGCGCTGGCGGACCTGCGCGCCGCCGGCACCGACGTGGTCGTCGTCCCGGCGCCGGACATGTCGACGGTGCCGTGGGTGCCCCCGGCGCTGCGGCCGCTGGTGCAGGTCGCCTCGGCGACGCTGCAGCGCCAGCAGGCCGCGGTCGCCCGCGCGAACGGAGCGGTGGTGGCCGCCGTCTCCGACGCCGTGGCGGCCGCCTTCGGCACCGACCCGGCGCTGTTCTCCGCCGACCGCTTCCACCCGTCGTCGGCCGGCTACGCGCACATCGCCCAGGCGCTGGTGCCGCACGTCGTCGCCGCCGCCCACGCCCGCCGGGACGGCGCCGCCGCCTGA
- a CDS encoding CU044_2847 family protein produces MAKRLVEFPLEGGGTVLVQAEDGAAAGGHGSGEVTRGWGDRDERVVLQAQQSFEQAVGRVQPAVQALVGRLRSVAESPEEITVDFGIELSAEVGAFVAGASSTGNFTVSMTWRPGRAAGQAPAPAESGRGDPTTGAP; encoded by the coding sequence ATGGCGAAGCGGCTCGTGGAGTTCCCGCTGGAGGGCGGCGGCACCGTGCTGGTGCAGGCCGAGGACGGCGCCGCGGCCGGCGGGCACGGCAGCGGTGAGGTCACCCGCGGGTGGGGGGACCGGGACGAGCGGGTGGTCCTGCAAGCGCAGCAGAGCTTCGAGCAGGCCGTCGGCCGCGTGCAGCCGGCCGTGCAGGCACTCGTGGGCCGGCTGCGGTCGGTCGCGGAGAGCCCGGAGGAGATCACGGTCGACTTCGGGATCGAGCTCAGCGCCGAGGTGGGGGCCTTCGTGGCCGGCGCCAGCTCCACGGGCAACTTCACGGTGTCGATGACCTGGCGACCCGGTCGGGCAGCCGGGCAGGCCCCCGCCCCGGCCGAGTCCGGCCGGGGCGACCCGACGACCGGGGCGCCCTGA
- a CDS encoding CHAT domain-containing protein → MTERTYLDFDVLVEPASATSYRARVLHSPVGETRPVPVTVPFSDLELENFLLRIGRPRRYLVRSEDAPEATAVRDFGGRLFDAVFRDQVRSALTASLDQAEGRDCGLRVRLRLTDAPELADLPWEYLYDKDARRFLALSEWTPLVRYLDLPGRIRPLPVQPPLRVLVLVASPSDFPPLDVDAEWARLHEALGELQHDGRVRLERAPNGSMAELQRQLRRGQHHVFHYIGHGRYDSELGDGQLAMEGATGRAQPISGSDLGALLHDHRTLRLALLNSCEGARGGRTDPYSGTAQSLVYQGIPAVVAMQFEITDRAAIVFTRGFYEAVADGYPLDAAMAEARKAIRLQPNQVEWGTPVLYLRAPDGRIFDVAHPPGSAHKAPVGPVPPEVAPEAVRGVAPEPAPGVLPAPRPDPGQPPGTAQPLVAAPARQDVPVTTDDPAREDGGPTVGDRQRDLAEDATAPRRGPGERRRSGDQDVTAAGNPGPTTAPEPPRTRRAPAPRARPKARPPEREGATAVTPTAPRTSTRDSSADGTPASPSSRPPSSRPPSTPSPSTPPPSPPPSPPSGRVPVPARGPQPSPGYRWLLMAVVLLVAAAAGAVFVAIDRQRLSQQGDPAGTIASESTAPEPAAPTSSGPPPVSPSMPIPSAGAIIPVGETPGYAVASPSGAQLYVANRAARTITVVDTELDRVTGTIPVPVGPPQFVVFSADGRTAYLSLYDEGTRDGAFGVLDTRTWKMIETIPLDGKPWSPAVSRDGGRVFVPVEGPNTVVVIDAGAYEVLTEIPVPPLPHSVEFTLDGTRAYVADHTSNVVAVIDTTTDRVVREVPVDAGPHRVAVHPARPLVANVNYDADTVTVIDTSTDTVVTSIPVEAGPQDITWAPDGQFAYVTSVDADTLSVIAAGDWSTTARIPIGDAPTSVAVLPDGSRGYVTNLNDGTVRVLDLDG, encoded by the coding sequence ATGACCGAGCGCACGTACCTGGACTTCGACGTGCTGGTCGAACCGGCTTCGGCGACCAGCTACCGCGCCCGGGTGCTGCACTCCCCGGTGGGTGAGACCCGCCCGGTGCCGGTCACCGTCCCCTTCTCCGACCTGGAGCTGGAGAACTTTCTGCTGCGCATCGGTCGGCCACGCCGGTACCTGGTCCGCAGCGAGGACGCACCGGAGGCCACGGCGGTCCGCGACTTCGGCGGCCGGCTGTTCGACGCGGTCTTCCGCGACCAGGTGCGCAGCGCCCTGACCGCGAGCCTGGACCAGGCCGAGGGGCGGGACTGCGGGCTGCGCGTGCGGCTGCGGCTGACCGACGCACCCGAGCTGGCCGACCTGCCCTGGGAGTACCTCTACGACAAGGACGCACGCCGGTTCCTCGCGCTGTCCGAGTGGACCCCGCTGGTGCGCTACCTCGACCTCCCGGGGCGAATCCGTCCGCTGCCCGTGCAACCGCCGCTGCGTGTCCTGGTGCTGGTCGCCAGTCCCTCCGACTTCCCGCCCCTGGACGTGGACGCCGAGTGGGCCCGGCTGCACGAAGCGCTGGGCGAGCTGCAGCACGACGGACGGGTCCGGCTCGAACGGGCGCCCAACGGCTCCATGGCCGAGCTGCAACGCCAGCTGCGGCGGGGCCAGCACCACGTCTTCCACTACATCGGTCACGGGCGGTACGACAGCGAGCTCGGGGACGGGCAGCTGGCCATGGAGGGAGCGACCGGCCGGGCCCAGCCCATCAGCGGCTCCGACCTCGGCGCCCTCCTGCACGACCACCGCACCCTGCGCCTGGCTCTGCTCAACTCGTGCGAGGGCGCCCGGGGCGGCCGCACCGACCCCTACTCGGGGACCGCGCAGAGCCTGGTCTACCAGGGCATCCCCGCCGTGGTCGCCATGCAGTTCGAGATCACCGACCGGGCCGCCATCGTCTTCACCCGCGGCTTCTACGAGGCCGTCGCCGACGGCTACCCGCTCGACGCGGCCATGGCCGAGGCCCGCAAGGCCATCCGGCTCCAGCCCAACCAGGTCGAGTGGGGCACCCCGGTGCTGTACCTGCGCGCCCCCGACGGGCGCATCTTCGACGTCGCCCACCCGCCGGGCTCCGCCCACAAGGCGCCGGTCGGCCCCGTCCCCCCGGAGGTCGCTCCGGAGGCCGTCCGCGGGGTCGCGCCGGAACCCGCCCCAGGCGTGCTCCCGGCCCCGCGGCCGGACCCCGGACAGCCGCCCGGGACCGCCCAGCCACTCGTGGCGGCGCCAGCACGGCAGGACGTCCCGGTCACGACCGACGACCCCGCACGGGAGGACGGTGGACCGACGGTCGGGGACCGACAGCGCGACCTCGCCGAGGACGCCACCGCACCCAGGCGGGGACCGGGGGAGCGGCGCCGATCCGGCGATCAGGACGTCACGGCGGCCGGGAACCCCGGGCCGACCACCGCGCCGGAGCCTCCTCGGACCCGCAGGGCCCCGGCACCGCGGGCCCGGCCGAAGGCGAGGCCGCCGGAGCGGGAGGGCGCCACCGCGGTCACCCCGACGGCCCCCCGGACGTCGACGAGGGACAGCTCGGCCGACGGGACGCCCGCGTCGCCGTCGTCCCGGCCGCCGTCGTCCCGGCCGCCGTCGACACCGTCGCCGTCGACACCGCCGCCGTCCCCGCCGCCGTCCCCGCCGTCGGGGCGGGTGCCCGTGCCGGCGCGGGGCCCCCAGCCGTCACCGGGGTACCGGTGGCTCCTCATGGCGGTCGTCCTGCTGGTCGCGGCGGCCGCTGGAGCGGTGTTCGTGGCGATCGACCGGCAGCGGCTGAGCCAGCAAGGCGACCCGGCCGGGACGATCGCGTCCGAGTCCACCGCCCCGGAGCCTGCCGCGCCCACCAGCTCCGGCCCGCCACCGGTGTCCCCGAGCATGCCGATCCCGTCGGCCGGCGCGATCATCCCGGTGGGCGAGACACCCGGCTATGCGGTGGCCTCACCGAGCGGGGCCCAGCTCTACGTCGCCAACCGCGCGGCCCGCACCATCACGGTGGTCGACACCGAGCTGGACCGGGTGACCGGGACGATCCCCGTGCCGGTGGGTCCGCCGCAGTTCGTGGTGTTCTCCGCGGACGGCCGGACGGCGTACCTCAGCCTGTACGACGAGGGCACCCGGGACGGGGCCTTCGGCGTCCTCGACACCAGGACGTGGAAGATGATCGAGACCATCCCCCTGGACGGCAAGCCGTGGTCACCCGCGGTCAGCCGCGACGGGGGCCGGGTCTTCGTACCCGTCGAGGGTCCGAACACCGTCGTGGTCATCGACGCCGGGGCGTACGAGGTCCTGACCGAGATCCCGGTGCCGCCACTACCGCACTCCGTCGAGTTCACCCTCGACGGCACGCGGGCTTACGTCGCCGACCACACCTCCAACGTCGTCGCGGTCATCGACACCACGACGGACAGGGTGGTCCGGGAGGTGCCGGTCGACGCGGGCCCGCACCGCGTGGCGGTGCACCCTGCTCGACCGCTGGTCGCCAACGTCAACTACGACGCCGACACGGTCACGGTGATCGACACGAGCACCGACACGGTCGTGACCAGCATCCCGGTCGAGGCGGGGCCTCAGGACATCACCTGGGCGCCCGACGGCCAGTTCGCCTACGTCACCAGCGTCGACGCGGACACGCTCTCGGTCATCGCGGCCGGCGACTGGAGCACCACGGCGAGGATCCCCATCGGCGACGCCCCGACCTCGGTCGCAGTACTGCCAGACGGGTCACGCGGCTACGTGACCAACCTGAACGACGGCACCGTCCGGGTGCTCGACCTCGACGGCTGA
- a CDS encoding flavin-containing monooxygenase, producing MTQTAERPGTTGSPADRTDAWLAAFEDALTARDVDRAAGMFAATSFWRDLVAFTWNITTVEGPDGVRDLLGATLETTDPRGFRTTEEPTEADGVTTAWIEFETAVGRGRGHLRLQEEGSEAFTLLTTLYELKGHEEPLRERRPMGAEHGANKHRLTWRERREQEEAGLGTTVQPDVLVVGGGQGGIALGARLRQLGVPALVIDKHARPGDQWRSRYKSLCLHDPVWYDHLPYLKFPDNWPVFAPKDKIGDWLESYVKVMEVPYWGGTTARSASFDEQTGEWTVEVERDGQPVTLRPRQLVLATGMSGKPNVPRLPGQDVFRGEQHHSSAHPGPDEYEGKKVVVVGSNNSAFDICGALWEVGADVTMVQRTSTHIVKSDSLMEIGLGALYSEEAVANGVTTEKADLTFASLPYRIMHEFQIPLYEQMRERDAEFYRRMSDAGFWLDWGDDGSGLFMKYLRRGSGYYIDVGAAELVADGEVELAHGQVDHLTEDAVVLEDGTELPADLVVYATGYGSMNGWAADLISQEVADKVGKVWGLGSDTTKDPGPWEGEQRNMWKPTQQPGLWFHGGNLHQSRHYSLYLALQLKARYEGIPTPVYRLQEVHHTS from the coding sequence ATGACGCAGACCGCCGAACGACCCGGCACCACCGGCTCCCCCGCCGACCGCACCGACGCCTGGCTGGCCGCGTTCGAGGACGCGCTCACCGCGCGCGACGTCGACCGCGCGGCGGGGATGTTCGCCGCGACGAGCTTCTGGCGGGACCTCGTCGCCTTCACCTGGAACATCACCACGGTCGAGGGCCCGGACGGCGTCCGCGACCTGCTCGGTGCCACCCTCGAGACCACCGACCCGCGCGGCTTCCGCACCACCGAGGAGCCGACCGAGGCCGACGGGGTGACCACCGCCTGGATCGAGTTCGAGACCGCCGTCGGCCGTGGGCGTGGACACCTCCGCCTCCAGGAGGAGGGCAGCGAGGCGTTCACCCTGCTGACCACCCTGTACGAGCTGAAGGGCCACGAGGAGCCGCTGCGGGAGCGCCGGCCGATGGGCGCCGAGCACGGCGCGAACAAGCACCGGCTCACCTGGCGGGAGCGCCGCGAGCAGGAGGAGGCCGGCCTCGGGACCACCGTGCAGCCGGACGTGCTCGTCGTGGGCGGCGGCCAGGGCGGCATCGCGCTCGGCGCCCGGCTGCGGCAGCTCGGCGTCCCCGCGCTGGTCATCGACAAGCACGCCCGCCCCGGCGACCAGTGGCGCAGCCGCTACAAGTCGCTGTGCCTCCACGATCCGGTCTGGTACGACCACCTGCCCTACCTGAAGTTCCCGGACAACTGGCCGGTGTTCGCGCCCAAGGACAAGATCGGCGACTGGCTCGAGTCCTACGTGAAGGTCATGGAGGTGCCCTACTGGGGCGGCACCACGGCGCGCTCGGCGAGCTTCGACGAGCAGACCGGCGAGTGGACCGTCGAGGTCGAGCGCGACGGGCAGCCGGTCACCCTGCGCCCGAGGCAGCTGGTGCTGGCCACCGGCATGTCCGGCAAGCCGAACGTCCCCCGGCTGCCGGGCCAGGACGTCTTCCGCGGCGAGCAGCACCACTCCTCGGCGCACCCCGGGCCGGACGAGTACGAGGGCAAGAAGGTCGTCGTCGTCGGGAGCAACAACTCGGCGTTCGACATCTGCGGGGCGCTGTGGGAGGTCGGCGCCGACGTGACGATGGTGCAGCGCACCTCGACGCACATCGTCAAGAGCGACAGCTTGATGGAGATCGGCCTGGGCGCGCTCTACAGCGAGGAGGCGGTGGCCAACGGTGTCACGACCGAGAAGGCCGACCTGACCTTCGCCTCGCTGCCGTACCGGATCATGCACGAGTTCCAGATCCCGCTGTACGAGCAGATGAGGGAGCGCGACGCCGAGTTCTACCGCCGGATGTCCGACGCCGGCTTCTGGCTGGACTGGGGCGACGACGGCTCGGGGTTGTTCATGAAGTACCTGCGCCGCGGCTCCGGCTACTACATCGACGTGGGCGCCGCCGAGCTGGTGGCCGACGGCGAGGTCGAGCTGGCGCACGGCCAGGTCGACCACCTCACCGAGGACGCCGTCGTGCTCGAGGACGGCACCGAGCTGCCCGCCGACCTGGTCGTCTACGCCACCGGCTACGGGTCGATGAACGGCTGGGCGGCCGACCTCATCTCCCAGGAGGTCGCCGACAAGGTCGGCAAGGTGTGGGGTCTGGGGTCGGACACCACCAAGGACCCGGGGCCGTGGGAGGGCGAGCAGCGCAACATGTGGAAGCCCACCCAGCAGCCGGGGCTGTGGTTCCACGGCGGCAACCTGCACCAGTCCCGGCACTACTCGCTGTACCTGGCGCTGCAGCTCAAGGCCCGCTACGAGGGGATCCCCACCCCGGTCTACCGCCTGCAGGAGGTCCACCACACCTCCTGA